The Marinobacter szutsaonensis sequence GTTCGCCGGCAGTCAGTGCCAGGATTACCGGTTCGCTCATGATGACGCGCCTGCCTCTGCATTGGCGGGATTTTCGTCCGCGTACTCGCCCTTGAATTCGATAAAGGCCTCGTCCCGGATTTCCCGAAGCCAGTTCTGCAATTCGGTCTCGAACTTGCGGCGGTAGATCGCCTGTCGGGCATCGGATTCCCGCGCCTCACCGGTCACGTCCTTCTCCCGGCGCTCCTGCACCTGCAGGATGTGCCAGCCAAACCGGGAACGGAACGGGCCCTTGAGCTCGCCTATATCCGCCTCGATCATAGCTTGTTCAAAGGCCGGCACCATCTGGCCCCGGCTCACCCAGCCCAGGTTGCCGCCGTCGGAGCCGGACACCGGATCATCGGAGTATTCTCTGGCCAGCTCGGCGAAATCCGCGCCATCCTGCAACTGTTGGTAAAGGTCACGGATCCTGGCTTCTGCTTCAGCATCGGTGCGGGCCTCGGAGGGCCGGACCAGGATATGGCGGACCCGGTGCTGACGAACCAGCTGTTTCTGCTCACCACCGCGCTTGTCCATCACCATGACCATGTGGAAACCGCTGTTGTTTTCCAGCACCGGCGACGGTTCGCCGGTGTCCAGCCCGGGCACCACCGGCGCGACCAGCGAAGGCAGCTGGTTTTCGGTACGCCAACCCATGTCACCGCCATCCAGAGCGTTACTGGCGTCCGACTCGGCAACGGCCACTTCCCGGAAGTCCCGGCCATCCAGAATCTGCTGACGCAGCTGTTGCGCCTTGGCGCGGGCCGCTTCGACCGAGGCTTCACTGGTCGGGTCATCAACCTGGAGGAATATGTAGGCGAGTCGATATTCGGCCGTATTACCGCCCTGGGCCTCCAGGGCCTGCAGGTAGTTCTCCACTTCCCGGTCGGTCACCCGTACCCGGTTGCCCACCTGCCGCTGCTGTACCCGACTGGTGAGCATCTCATTGCGGATCTGCTCCCGGGCCTGGCGATAACTCACGCCTTCCGCTGCCAGCTGCTGCTCGAACTCGGCCCGACTCATGTTGTTCTGCCTGGCGATGTTGTCCATGGTTTCGTTCAGCTCGTTGTCGCTGATGCGCATACCCATCTTGTCCGCCATCTGAAGCTGGATGGATTCGGTGATCAGCTGATCGAGCACCCGTTGTTCCAGCACGTCCCGGGGCGGCAGGCCGGTGCCCTGGGCCT is a genomic window containing:
- a CDS encoding peptidylprolyl isomerase yields the protein MKATFRQGVTTFLMFLMLALSVSAQAERKLLDQVVAIVDDDVILQTELEARINTIISRLQAQGTGLPPRDVLEQRVLDQLITESIQLQMADKMGMRISDNELNETMDNIARQNNMSRAEFEQQLAAEGVSYRQAREQIRNEMLTSRVQQRQVGNRVRVTDREVENYLQALEAQGGNTAEYRLAYIFLQVDDPTSEASVEAARAKAQQLRQQILDGRDFREVAVAESDASNALDGGDMGWRTENQLPSLVAPVVPGLDTGEPSPVLENNSGFHMVMVMDKRGGEQKQLVRQHRVRHILVRPSEARTDAEAEARIRDLYQQLQDGADFAELAREYSDDPVSGSDGGNLGWVSRGQMVPAFEQAMIEADIGELKGPFRSRFGWHILQVQERREKDVTGEARESDARQAIYRRKFETELQNWLREIRDEAFIEFKGEYADENPANAEAGASS